One window of Papaver somniferum cultivar HN1 chromosome 9, ASM357369v1, whole genome shotgun sequence genomic DNA carries:
- the LOC113308604 gene encoding uncharacterized protein LOC113308604, which yields MLRKIAIVLLVGILGWVYQTITPPPPKICGSVNGPPITSPRIKLSDGRHLSYRESGVPKEKAQFKIILSHGFRDSKDFYLRASKEVIEELGVYMLTFDRAGYGESDPNPRRSVKSDALDIQELGDQLEIGDQFYIIGVSMGAYPVYGCLKFIPNRIAGVSLVVPLINFWWPSFPSDISERAFKGLLLQDQWTFRVAHYAPQLVYWWLTQKWFPSLAALEGNIEIFSNSDRKMLKKIAENPNPNQEKVTQQGVFESLHRDLMVGFGNWGFDPLELKNPFPGKENVVQIWQGYEDRVIPFILQRYVSERLPWIKYHEVVDGGHLMPYNTTISDAILKALLIGEEPSFV from the exons ATGCTAAGAAAGATTGCAATTGTGTTGTTAGTTGGAATCTTAGGATGggtttatcaaacaatcacaccACCCCCTCCAAAAATTTGTGGGTCTGTAAATGGTCCACCAATCACTTCACCAAGAATCAAGTTAAGTGATGGTAGACATCTTTCTTACAGAGAATCAGGTGTACCCAAAGAGAAAGCTCAGTTTAAAATCATACTTAGTCATGGTTTTAGAGATTCCAAAGATTTCTATCTCAGAGCATCTAAA GAAGTAATTGAGGAGCTTGGAGTGTATATGTTGACATTTGATAGAGCTGGGTATGGAGAAAGCGACCCAAACCCTAGAAGGTCAGTGAAGAGTGATGCACTTGATATTCAAGAGCTAGGTGATCAGTTGGAGATTGGAGATCAATTTTACATTATTGGGGTTTCAATGGGTGCTTACCCAGTTTATGGTTGTCTCAAATTCATTCCAAATAG GATTGCTGGTGTATCTTTGGTGGTTCCATTGATTAACTTTTGGTGGCCTTCTTTTCCTTCGGATATATCCGAAAGGGCCTTTAAGGGATTGCTCTTGCAAGATCAATGGACATTTAGGGTAGCACATTATGCACCTCAATTAGTTTATTGGTGGTTGACACAGAAATGGTTTCCTTCATTGGCTGCTTTAGAGGGGAATATAGAGATTTTTAGTAACTCAGACCgaaagatgttgaagaagattGCGGAAAACCCGAATCCCAATCAG GAAAAGGTAACCCAGCAGGGTGTTTTTGAGTCTCTGCATAGAGATTTAATGGTTGGTTTTGGAAATTGGGGTTTTGATCCCTTGGAATTGAAGAATCCTTTTCCTGGAAAGGAAAATGTTGTTCAAATTTGGCAAGGTTATGAAGATAGAGTTATTCCATTTATACTACAACGCTATGTATCAGAAAGACTTCCATGGATTAAGTATCATGAGGTTGTTGATGGCGGTCATTTAATGCCTTACAATACCACGATATCGGATGCCATCTTAAAAGCACTATTGATAGGAGAAGAGCCATCATTTGTATAA